The Moraxella haemolytica genome window below encodes:
- a CDS encoding DNA methyltransferase — protein MNLDDIDNTQTADHIAQNLHLIQTLHAIAFDIIAFLAQLENFQKRLWEKKKFVADCHYLITLDNIPSQLYDEIFANEKQIQEWQNLYGAENIKRENVHLVINTSLFNHAFQAKLLATFDDLDNQINGTIIHSDNFQALNLLQAKYQGQVKCIYIDPPYNTNASEIIYKNEYRHSSWITLIQDRISLGLNLAQQSAIQFTAIDHTELFNLGKLQDFIFKEENRIAIIPIQHNPKG, from the coding sequence ATGAATTTGGACGATATTGACAATACCCAAACTGCCGACCATATTGCCCAAAATTTACACTTAATTCAAACTTTGCATGCCATTGCCTTTGATATTATTGCCTTTTTGGCACAATTGGAAAATTTCCAAAAACGACTTTGGGAAAAGAAAAAATTTGTTGCCGATTGTCATTATTTAATTACGCTGGATAATATTCCAAGTCAGCTTTATGATGAAATTTTTGCCAACGAAAAGCAAATCCAAGAATGGCAAAACTTATATGGTGCAGAGAATATCAAGCGTGAAAATGTGCATTTGGTTATCAATACTTCTTTGTTTAATCACGCCTTTCAAGCCAAATTATTGGCGACTTTTGATGATTTGGACAATCAAATCAACGGCACAATCATTCATAGTGATAATTTTCAAGCCCTAAATTTATTACAAGCCAAATATCAAGGGCAAGTCAAATGTATTTATATTGATCCGCCTTATAATACTAATGCTTCAGAAATTATTTATAAAAATGAATATCGCCATTCAAGTTGGATTACCTTAATACAAGATAGAATTTCTCTTGGATTGAATTTGGCACAACAATCTGCGATTCAATTTACAGCAATTGACCACACGGAATTATTTAATCTTGGAAAACTACAAGATTTTATTTTTAAAGAGGAAAATAGAATTGCAATTATACCTATCCAACACAATCCAAAAGGATGA
- a CDS encoding YkgJ family cysteine cluster protein: protein MTHKPFPCIACGLCCRHVYKSEQTAFLDRGDGICQFLDTDTNLCQIYETRPLVCQVERYYQMHFPDAFSE, encoded by the coding sequence TTGACCCACAAACCCTTCCCCTGCATCGCTTGCGGTCTATGCTGTCGCCATGTCTATAAAAGCGAACAAACTGCTTTTTTGGACAGGGGCGATGGTATTTGTCAATTTTTGGATACCGATACCAATCTATGCCAGATTTATGAGACTCGCCCATTAGTTTGCCAAGTTGAGCGTTATTACCAGATGCATTTTCCAGATGCATTTTCAGAATAA
- a CDS encoding NADH:flavin oxidoreductase/NADH oxidase: protein MAKIRQLFTPFSIKNLELKNRVVMPPMCQYSATDGMPNDWHFVHYTSRAVGGVGLIIVEMTNVAPNGRISPNCLGLWNDAQKDAFKKIVDSVHAHGAKIAIQIAHAGRKAQDEPNAVAPSPIHYGELDYAGQNLITPRELSTQEAKDLVQAFTNSVKRAVDAGFDAIELHAAHGYLIHQFYSPKSNQRNDEYGQDKALFGVEVIKACKAVMPADMPLIVRISAQEYGKDGFDSDYGVEIAKRFADAGADMLDVSGGGDGVLHKGNHPEICAGYQVSLARKVKEVTGKPVIAVGLLDNPALADHVLCAGDADLVAVGRGLLRDPYWVLNAQYQQNRADSSEMQFVPRQYERGFM, encoded by the coding sequence ATGGCAAAAATCCGCCAACTTTTTACCCCTTTTTCTATCAAAAACCTAGAATTAAAAAACCGTGTCGTTATGCCGCCAATGTGTCAATATTCAGCAACTGACGGCATGCCAAATGATTGGCATTTTGTCCACTATACAAGCCGTGCGGTGGGTGGTGTGGGTTTGATTATCGTGGAGATGACCAATGTTGCCCCTAACGGTCGCATAAGCCCTAATTGCTTGGGACTGTGGAATGATGCACAAAAAGACGCTTTCAAAAAAATCGTGGACAGTGTTCACGCCCATGGTGCTAAAATCGCTATCCAAATCGCTCATGCAGGTAGAAAAGCTCAAGACGAACCGAATGCTGTAGCCCCAAGCCCCATTCATTATGGTGAGCTAGATTATGCTGGGCAAAATCTGATTACGCCAAGAGAGCTGAGCACACAAGAAGCCAAAGACTTGGTGCAGGCCTTTACCAATTCAGTCAAAAGAGCGGTGGATGCAGGCTTTGATGCGATTGAGCTTCACGCCGCACATGGTTATTTGATTCATCAATTTTATTCGCCAAAATCCAATCAGCGTAACGATGAATACGGTCAAGATAAAGCATTGTTTGGTGTGGAAGTCATCAAGGCGTGTAAGGCGGTAATGCCTGCGGATATGCCTTTGATTGTTCGCATTTCTGCCCAAGAATATGGCAAAGATGGCTTTGACAGCGATTATGGTGTGGAGATTGCTAAGCGATTTGCGGACGCAGGGGCAGATATGCTTGATGTGAGTGGTGGTGGCGATGGCGTATTGCACAAAGGTAATCACCCGGAGATTTGTGCAGGCTATCAAGTGTCGCTTGCTCGCAAGGTCAAAGAGGTAACAGGCAAGCCTGTGATTGCAGTAGGCTTGCTTGACAACCCCGCCCTTGCCGACCATGTATTATGTGCAGGCGATGCCGACCTTGTGGCGGTAGGGCGTGGGCTTTTAAGAGACCCTTATTGGGTATTAAACGCCCAATATCAACAAAATCGGGCAGATAGCTCTGAAATGCAGTTTGTACCACGACAATATGAGCGTGGATTTATGTGA
- a CDS encoding class I SAM-dependent methyltransferase yields the protein MFDWSEGYMKDINYTVGYYPDLNPQRCILPLLMENIAPPAILDNQYNACELGFGMGVSINIHSNNNAQWYGTDFNPAHALFAQNLAQGKENLFLSDQSFQAFCTREDLPDFDYISLHGIFSWISPENQQVIVDFVERKLKVGGVLYISYNAQPGWSTKAPLRHLVEQYYKMQPSMQGSGENLKSALSSVQQTVSLCSAMSKKAPLLVEEIEHIAGMDARYVAHEYLNEHWQPMYFSEMEAYLKQAKMSFACSANYVDDYTLSLFNEEQMAFLAGIKDPSLRQTIKDFFLNRTFRRDLWVKGKRELTDIEKEQIWNKLSIILTTDRENVKNTLTYSVQVNLNEKYINALLDILSDYKIHSVATLRKKLEKEIPTKAFFELLAILEARNEIMLAHSDDVIARNKKSCEQLNQRIVDHALSPTEMGVMASPVTGSGIYCNDVELLFIAGYLQGIKQDKLENYVWKRLKAMNKSLTKDGELLEGEAANLAELKELKAEFVKKKLNLLKGLQILS from the coding sequence ATGTTTGACTGGTCTGAAGGCTATATGAAAGATATCAATTATACAGTGGGGTATTATCCGGATCTGAATCCGCAACGCTGTATTTTGCCTTTGTTGATGGAAAATATTGCCCCGCCGGCTATTTTGGATAATCAGTATAATGCCTGCGAACTTGGTTTTGGAATGGGGGTATCGATTAACATCCATTCAAATAATAATGCCCAATGGTATGGTACGGATTTTAATCCTGCTCACGCACTCTTTGCCCAAAATCTTGCTCAAGGTAAGGAAAATTTATTTTTATCCGATCAATCTTTTCAAGCGTTTTGCACCAGAGAGGATTTGCCGGACTTTGACTATATCAGTCTTCACGGTATTTTCTCTTGGATTTCGCCGGAAAATCAGCAAGTTATCGTTGATTTTGTTGAGCGTAAGTTAAAGGTTGGCGGCGTTTTGTATATTAGTTATAACGCTCAGCCGGGTTGGTCAACAAAAGCACCATTACGACATTTAGTTGAACAATATTATAAGATGCAGCCTTCAATGCAAGGCAGCGGTGAGAATTTAAAATCTGCATTATCCTCAGTGCAACAAACCGTATCACTCTGTTCGGCGATGTCTAAGAAAGCACCACTGCTTGTAGAAGAAATAGAACATATAGCCGGTATGGATGCTCGTTATGTCGCTCACGAGTATTTGAATGAACATTGGCAACCAATGTACTTTAGTGAGATGGAGGCGTATTTAAAGCAAGCTAAAATGAGTTTTGCGTGTTCTGCAAACTATGTTGATGATTACACATTATCACTCTTTAATGAAGAACAGATGGCATTTTTGGCGGGCATTAAAGATCCTTCATTGAGACAGACGATAAAAGATTTCTTTTTAAATCGGACATTTAGACGAGACCTGTGGGTTAAGGGCAAAAGAGAGCTAACCGATATAGAAAAAGAGCAAATTTGGAATAAACTGAGCATTATTCTAACAACAGACAGAGAAAATGTTAAAAACACATTGACCTACAGTGTTCAGGTTAATTTGAACGAAAAGTATATCAATGCACTGTTGGATATTTTATCGGATTATAAAATTCATTCGGTTGCGACCCTACGGAAGAAACTAGAGAAAGAGATTCCAACAAAGGCATTTTTTGAACTGTTGGCTATTTTAGAGGCAAGAAATGAAATTATGCTGGCACACTCCGATGATGTTATTGCTCGGAATAAGAAGTCGTGTGAGCAACTCAACCAACGGATTGTCGATCATGCACTGAGTCCAACGGAGATGGGTGTGATGGCTAGCCCTGTAACGGGATCGGGGATTTACTGCAATGATGTTGAATTGCTTTTTATTGCCGGATATTTACAAGGCATTAAGCAGGATAAATTGGAAAACTATGTTTGGAAGCGTCTAAAGGCAATGAACAAATCCTTGACTAAAGACGGGGAATTGTTAGAAGGCGAAGCAGCCAATTTAGCTGAATTAAAAGAACTTAAAGCCGAGTTTGTGAAGAAGAAGCTGAACTTATTGAAAGGATTGCAGATTTTATCATAA
- a CDS encoding acyltransferase family protein, with protein sequence MFLFFTFTYLLPDSIYSALGLNNTYYASNLRFPELLVGSILAVIKPIKWKEKSQYCVSFIAFFALLACLFLFHKDMPLLLNDSLLLPCVLTAILISSMENSQSLIKKLFSSKPMVFVGKLSYSLYLFHWLFIAWAHYITAKQQLSFNVVLIILGANFICSLLSYFLLEKPIRKSALSFKKALVLIYLIPSVCLISYNLVMKKQITTRNNAFKEIPEYVVAADDKLAKKVATFGDSHAGHLHPFFHYIGNREGWAIGNIGNVEMPIKCHLPLTIEGKVRPECETLLAQYEPYPIVMISMFYDLKRNNGPVPRMVPKEFFIEDFDQKFINLVTYFAKTKKVYVFADVKVADRSPLRSVFLEKYGLERFLKPIEELGNKAESNQYIFNLIKDIPNVQWVDPAKYLPQEYFINGIPLYIDQDHLSSFGSFCMAEQFHKNERLLMADEVEKLSK encoded by the coding sequence CTATTTATTACCCGACTCAATTTATTCGGCATTAGGATTAAATAACACCTATTATGCGTCAAACTTACGCTTTCCGGAGCTATTAGTTGGGTCTATATTAGCGGTTATAAAGCCGATAAAATGGAAGGAAAAGTCTCAATACTGCGTGAGTTTCATTGCCTTTTTCGCATTATTAGCTTGCTTGTTTTTATTCCATAAAGATATGCCTTTATTACTAAATGACAGTTTATTGTTGCCTTGTGTTTTAACGGCAATATTAATTTCTTCAATGGAAAACAGCCAAAGTCTGATAAAGAAACTCTTTTCTTCTAAGCCAATGGTGTTTGTCGGAAAACTATCTTATTCATTATATTTATTCCATTGGCTGTTTATTGCTTGGGCGCATTATATCACGGCAAAGCAGCAATTAAGTTTTAATGTTGTTCTCATTATTCTTGGTGCAAATTTTATTTGTTCCTTATTAAGTTATTTTTTATTGGAGAAACCGATTCGAAAATCGGCCCTTTCATTCAAAAAAGCACTTGTGCTTATCTATCTCATTCCTTCGGTTTGCTTAATCAGTTATAACTTGGTAATGAAAAAACAAATAACAACAAGAAATAACGCATTTAAAGAAATACCAGAGTATGTTGTCGCAGCGGATGATAAGCTGGCTAAAAAAGTCGCCACTTTTGGCGACTCACATGCAGGGCATTTACATCCTTTCTTTCACTATATCGGTAATCGTGAAGGTTGGGCAATAGGGAATATAGGGAATGTAGAGATGCCCATTAAATGTCATTTGCCTTTGACTATAGAGGGTAAGGTTCGACCGGAATGCGAAACCTTATTGGCACAATATGAGCCTTATCCCATTGTGATGATTTCTATGTTTTATGATTTAAAACGGAATAATGGCCCTGTACCGAGAATGGTACCAAAGGAATTTTTTATCGAAGATTTTGATCAGAAATTTATAAATTTGGTGACATATTTTGCTAAAACGAAAAAAGTGTATGTGTTCGCTGATGTGAAAGTGGCAGATCGTTCTCCCTTAAGATCTGTGTTTTTAGAGAAATATGGTTTAGAGCGGTTTTTAAAACCGATTGAAGAGTTAGGAAATAAAGCAGAAAGCAATCAGTATATCTTTAATTTAATTAAGGATATTCCTAATGTTCAATGGGTTGATCCCGCAAAATATTTGCCTCAAGAATATTTTATTAATGGTATTCCGCTTTATATCGATCAAGATCACTTAAGTTCTTTCGGCTCATTCTGTATGGCAGAACAGTTCCATAAAAATGAACGCTTGCTTATGGCAGATGAGGTAGAGAAATTGAGTAAGTAG